In Nitrospinota bacterium, the genomic window CCGCTCAGCTCATCAAGCGCCTCGTCGTTGGGGGTCGGGGCCAGGTCAGGAAGGAGGGAGGCCTCGATGACCACGCTCAACGGTGGGGCCGAGGTTTCCGCCTGAGCGAGCAAAAGCTGGTCGTCCTCCAGCAGGGCGAATCTCCGGGAGTCAGCTCCGAGAAGACTATGGACTCCTTCCTCCTCGTAGAGGCTCTGCTTCCCCAATGCCATCTTGGTCCCCAGGGCCTCGAGGACCGCTGGCTCCAGGGTCGAGGAGGCCTCGGTCACCAGCGAGACACCCGCCCCGGCCTTATCCAGGGCTCCCAGGGCTGCCCTCCATCGACTCCGCATAGGCTCGGGCCATCGCCGCCGCCAAAGCAACGCCCCTTCGTCAAACCACATCAGCCGCCCCAGGTCCCCGCGAGGCTCCCCCATGGTCTCACCATACACCAAGGCCGCTGTGAGGAAGGCCTGGTGTCTAAGAGGGAGGCCGTCCACCTCGAAGACAACCCCTCGACCCCGAAGCCTGTAGATATCGAGACCGTATGGGTCATTCAGGACCGGAGCGAGATGTTGCATCGCCAAGGCAAGCTTGCCGACGAGGGGATGGAAGCGTGCATCACCTAGACGGGAAGCGGCCCGCTTCGCAACCTCAACGAGGGTCGCTTTCTCGGGGCCGACGTCGGCGACCACGTCCTCTAGGAGCTCGGCCCCCCGGGCCGCATCTTCGCTTGGGAGCTCGAATATGTCGGAGAAAGTCTCCCATATGGAGGCTCGCCAGGAGAGAGGATCAGCCCCCGGAGGCGGCCTAAGCACGTTGAGCTTCAGGCGGGCCCGCCGGACGACCAAGAGTTCGTCGGCCAGGCAGCGATAGTGGAATCGGTCGGTTACTACCCAGAGGGGCCATCGGCGAGCCAACGCCCGGACCATGCCCACCGCCAGACGCCGCCGAACTTCCCCGTCGGTCGAGAGTACGAGTATCCCACCCCTAAGAGCCTCGGGGCTAATCTCAACGGGCAGGCCCGCAGATCGACCCAAACGGAGCCCGTCGGCGGGAGATTTATTTGGAGAGGAGAGGCGGGTCCTGGTCGGCACAGTCCGGGGCGCGCTTAGGAGCCGTCGCTCTCGTATGTGGCCGCCACGGTGGTGTTGATCCCGCCGCGAACGTAGAAATCCCCAACGACGGTCATCCGGCGAGGCCCCACGGCCTCCACGAGGTCGTCGAGGATTCGGTTCGTCACTGCTTCGTGGAACACCCCCTCATCTCGGTACGACCAGAGGTAGAGCTTCAAGCTCTTAAGCTCCACGCAACTCTCTCCGGGCACGTAACTTATGTGAATTGTGGCGAAGTCGGGCTGCCCCGTCAAAGGACAGAGACAGGTAAACTCGGGACAGTCAAATGCGATCTCATAGTCCCGCTCGGGGGCTGGATTGGGAAAAGTCTCGATCGTAGTCGTAGGCTCCGTGGATGCTCTTTTGGCGCCGGGATTCTTCCTCCCCGGCCTGGCCCGTTGGGTGGAGGTGTGGCGGCTTGCTCGCCCCTGGCTCATGGTCTCTCCCACTTGACGAAAGGGTGCGAAGAGATTCTACCATAGACAGCGGGCGTCGCCAACGGGTCAGGTGAAACGGAGGCTTGCGGGCAATACTAGGCACCCCCCCTTTTCCCACCGATCCGGCTTGTGGCACAATAGCGGCACCGTAGGTTTTCCCATCCCACCACAGGAGGTGACATATGAGCTTTGCGGCCCATCTTCGACACCTGGCCGAGCCCATCTGGGCGGCCGAGCTAGACCATCCCTTCGTAAAGGGCCTGGGCGACGGAAGCCTACCTGTTGAGCGCTTCCGCTTCTACTTGGCCCAAGACTACATCTTCCTGTTGGCCTACTGCCAAGTCTTCGCCCTCGCAGTGGCCCAAGCCCCTGATGAGGCAAACATGTCGCACTTCGCTCGCCTCCTCGAGGCGACCCTCCACACTGAGATGGACCTCCACCGGGAGTACGCCGCCCGCTTCGGACTCACAGCAGAAGAGCTGGAGGCCACCGAGCCCGCCCCCACGTGTTATGCCTACACCCGTCACCTCCTGTACACGGCTGCCACAGGCTCCCTCGCGGACATCGCAACGGCGATCCTGCCCTGTATGTGGGGCTATTGGGAGATCGCCTCGGCCCTCAAAACCATTGGCCTCCCAGATGACCAGCCCCTCTATCATCCGTGGATCGAAATGTACGCCTCAGATGAATTCGGCGCCCTGGCCGAGGAGTGCCGCGCGCTGCTCGATGGGCTCGTGGCCGGCTACCCTCCAAGAGAGCTGCGACGCTTAGAGCCCCTATTTATAGCGTCCAGCCGCTATGAGTACGCATTCTGGGAGATGGCATGGACACAGGAAGCTTGGTCGCCGTGAAAAAAGTCCTTAAAAATCCTCCCTTAAGATTTGACGAACGGTGGGAATTGTGATACGTTTAGTACTAACAGGGTAAGCTCTTATTAAAATATACTAGTATTTACGCAGAGAATTATTCAAAGCGAGCAAAAACGAGCCACAATTCGATCCCTAACGATCCAGCGCCTGACACCCTCCAACCCGTACCTCGTGGCATGTGAGTGTGTGGCTGGAGAAACGCACACCAGAAACTGTGTGTAACTGTTTGACTATCGCTGTGTAGCTATAAGGGGAGAGACGACTCAGATGGAACTCCAAGATGAAGCAATCAACTGCTCCGACTGCGGTCAGGAGTTCATGTTCACCGTTGGAGAGCAGCAGTTCTACGCCGAGCGGGGATTCGAGCATCCACCGAAACGATGCAAACCCTGCCGTGCAACACGCAAGAATCAGCAGACCTCCCGGTCCCGGGAGGCAGACCCGCATGGGCAGGCCGCGCCCCGGGAGGCCATCTCCAGTGGCCCCAGGCCCAGGCAGGCGCCCGACCATAACCAGCGATACCGGGAGTCTGCACAACGCCCTCGCCCGCAGCGAGATTCGGGGCCACAGGGTTCCCAGGCGCGCGACATTCACGTCACCACGTGCCAGGCTTGCGGCGTTACGACCCGGGTGCCCTTCAAGCCCCAGGAGGGCCGTGGCGTCTACTGCCCTGAGTGCTACCAGGCCCTGAAGGCACTCGCCCGATCCTCCAGCGAAGAAGAATCTCGCTAAGCATTTCTATCCCAACCCATCCGATCCTTTCTGCTTAGAGAACCGGACCGCTGGAGATGTGTATTCTCCCTCCCCTTTTATGGACACGAGTGACACCAGCCCCGAGGGGGCCTTGCTCACCTCCAGCCGGCTGACGTATCATAGGCTTGTCTAGATTGGGAGGGACGATAGC contains:
- the queF gene encoding NADPH-dependent 7-cyano-7-deazaguanine reductase QueF, whose product is MSQGRASRHTSTQRARPGRKNPGAKRASTEPTTTIETFPNPAPERDYEIAFDCPEFTCLCPLTGQPDFATIHISYVPGESCVELKSLKLYLWSYRDEGVFHEAVTNRILDDLVEAVGPRRMTVVGDFYVRGGINTTVAATYESDGS
- the tenA gene encoding thiaminase II produces the protein MSFAAHLRHLAEPIWAAELDHPFVKGLGDGSLPVERFRFYLAQDYIFLLAYCQVFALAVAQAPDEANMSHFARLLEATLHTEMDLHREYAARFGLTAEELEATEPAPTCYAYTRHLLYTAATGSLADIATAILPCMWGYWEIASALKTIGLPDDQPLYHPWIEMYASDEFGALAEECRALLDGLVAGYPPRELRRLEPLFIASSRYEYAFWEMAWTQEAWSP
- a CDS encoding zinc-ribbon domain containing protein yields the protein MELQDEAINCSDCGQEFMFTVGEQQFYAERGFEHPPKRCKPCRATRKNQQTSRSREADPHGQAAPREAISSGPRPRQAPDHNQRYRESAQRPRPQRDSGPQGSQARDIHVTTCQACGVTTRVPFKPQEGRGVYCPECYQALKALARSSSEEESR